A single window of Flagellimonas maritima DNA harbors:
- a CDS encoding M12 family metallopeptidase, translated as MEKSTNKKKIIRGIFLMLSIPFLFFCSCRSTNKIPTEEEKELSKVQKKPIQKPILEFKKVEHPNNVVRINNQNRLKIKQFIKENKVEFMELTVFLPFFSNASLEVVEVKNGNGYIDGDIEIGKIEDLIAVDSLIQNGTSFAFGLNQFDDRLWKGGLIPFEIKTSDFRGTRAISEINKAIDSINTRTNLTMIPRTSQDEYIKIETNGLTNNSGSSPVGKCGTCHLLKNSHIVRLSSAISESVIKHEFLHTAGVYHEQSRPDRDDFVTINFDCIQDGRNHNFKKRNGTAFGDYDATSIMHYASTTFSRPSCNSISPNDGVTSLGNNNFTARDINGLEIMYNSKHGKDGTTYMMLMDKERDVRNGYTIVDGNVRIIESPSMPNDDIHGLRVRNFPSGATIKVFDNKSDDNQDDFSEIIFKRDASDIVIYNFEQNSDSNPDFRIVYTTVAGSGNINGKVSRIEVDLSPPIATSANKILHPKIELREGNGGTQGFAGSITNFQNGSTFNFTQIGTIDNDKARSMVLFDIPAGTVIKVFDNSNASRLDDWAEIIVKRDISQKVIDSFERHQEDDDIRVIYFKEGNLDGKISRLEISDIPTGPMLNLYSGGFDSGEIKATITLTENLDIDCKNNNRGISNDDISYMKLYNVESGTRIFVFDHNDDRLSNTTKRDDWTLIRVDRNVKFKNIATFEQTINTDTDGVTRLYNGGGNLDGKISFIQIRK; from the coding sequence ATGGAAAAGTCAACCAATAAAAAAAAGATTATACGGGGAATTTTTTTGATGCTAAGCATTCCTTTTTTATTCTTTTGCTCATGCCGATCAACAAATAAAATTCCAACAGAGGAAGAGAAAGAATTATCAAAAGTCCAAAAAAAACCAATTCAGAAACCAATCCTAGAATTTAAAAAAGTTGAACACCCCAATAATGTAGTCAGGATAAACAATCAAAATAGGCTTAAAATAAAACAATTTATAAAAGAAAATAAAGTTGAATTTATGGAGTTGACTGTCTTTTTACCTTTCTTTTCAAACGCCTCATTGGAAGTGGTCGAAGTCAAAAATGGAAATGGATATATAGATGGTGACATAGAAATCGGTAAAATTGAAGACCTTATAGCCGTTGATAGTTTAATACAAAATGGCACTTCCTTTGCATTTGGCCTTAACCAATTTGACGACAGACTTTGGAAAGGTGGATTAATTCCTTTTGAAATTAAAACTTCGGATTTTAGGGGCACCAGGGCAATAAGTGAAATTAATAAAGCAATTGATTCTATAAATACCCGTACCAATTTGACCATGATACCACGAACCAGTCAGGATGAGTACATTAAAATAGAAACAAATGGACTTACCAATAACAGTGGTTCTTCACCTGTAGGAAAGTGCGGGACTTGCCACCTTTTAAAAAATAGTCATATTGTGAGGTTATCTTCGGCTATTTCAGAAAGCGTTATTAAACATGAATTTTTACATACTGCTGGAGTATATCATGAGCAGTCTCGCCCAGACCGTGATGATTTTGTAACCATAAATTTCGACTGTATTCAAGATGGGCGCAATCATAATTTCAAGAAAAGAAATGGAACCGCATTTGGGGATTATGATGCTACTTCCATTATGCATTATGCATCTACAACGTTTTCCAGGCCTAGTTGTAATAGTATATCACCAAATGATGGGGTCACTAGCCTAGGAAATAACAATTTCACTGCACGGGACATTAATGGCCTCGAAATTATGTACAATTCAAAACATGGAAAGGACGGCACAACTTACATGATGCTCATGGATAAGGAAAGAGATGTAAGGAACGGGTACACCATTGTTGACGGCAATGTCAGAATTATAGAATCTCCCTCAATGCCAAATGATGATATTCATGGATTAAGGGTCAGAAACTTTCCATCAGGTGCCACTATAAAGGTATTCGACAACAAATCAGATGATAATCAAGATGATTTTTCAGAAATTATTTTTAAAAGAGATGCTTCGGATATTGTGATTTATAATTTTGAGCAAAACTCCGACTCCAATCCGGATTTTAGAATTGTTTATACTACTGTAGCTGGCAGTGGCAACATCAATGGGAAAGTTTCAAGAATCGAAGTCGATTTATCACCCCCTATCGCAACGAGTGCCAATAAAATTTTACACCCTAAAATTGAGTTAAGGGAAGGGAATGGAGGAACACAGGGTTTTGCAGGAAGTATAACGAACTTTCAGAATGGAAGTACGTTTAATTTCACCCAGATTGGTACAATAGATAACGATAAAGCCAGGTCAATGGTTTTATTTGACATACCAGCGGGAACAGTAATTAAGGTTTTTGATAATTCCAATGCAAGCAGATTGGATGATTGGGCTGAAATTATTGTAAAAAGGGACATTAGTCAAAAAGTAATAGACTCTTTTGAGAGACATCAAGAAGATGACGATATACGGGTAATTTATTTTAAAGAAGGAAATTTAGACGGTAAAATATCGAGATTGGAGATTTCGGACATTCCTACCGGTCCAATGTTAAATCTTTACAGTGGCGGATTTGATAGTGGAGAAATAAAAGCCACCATTACACTTACTGAAAACCTTGATATTGATTGTAAAAACAACAATAGGGGTATATCCAACGATGACATTTCTTATATGAAGCTATATAACGTGGAATCCGGAACGCGAATTTTTGTATTTGACCATAACGATGATAGATTATCGAATACAACCAAAAGAGATGATTGGACCTTAATAAGAGTGGATCGAAATGTTAAGTTTAAGAATATTGCCACATTTGAACAAACTATCAACACAGATACAGATGGGGTTACAAGACTCTATAATGGTGGAGGAAACTTGGATGGTAAAATATCTTTTATTCAGATAAGAAAATAA
- a CDS encoding SGNH/GDSL hydrolase family protein gives MKTQKLGKRKLRIFKVAAILLVFLLLFLIEVALRFANYGTDYPLFVEAKSNPDFLVMNPNISKKYFGNEKDATSGYYELFKKEKDSGTTRIFVLGASTAVGYPYQKNVSFHRWLQYALNTTFMEEEVEVINLSLTAINSYTLLDFTKQLVNYSPDAVLIYAGHNEYYGALGIGSANSISRRPWMVNMALNLKKYRLVQLAETGLNSIGNLFDKKAEQRETLMAKMVADRQIKFGSERFQEGVHQFSSNFQRMADILKEQGIPVFISTIFSNEKDLAPFVSDSSNTEESAKHQYDLGVKAYKDANYLEAKKRFVKAKEYDMLRFRAPDTINAIIKELVDTHQNLYLVETAERFENESKNGIIGNDLLLEHVHPNVDGYALLGHTFYTSLVDEELFKTKPSHIFELNGLKSQMPITTVDSLAGYFEIIQLKEGWPFFEKLPAINSDGMSVPEKLGGKLAIGTLNWDGAMSELNQYYQSSGNKEGQLKVSESLALEYPLKEQFHTQAAILALQLGLVDKSKYYFEKAFSLNESIEMAHKIVVTLIEGNTFEATLPYLEYLGEKEPNNKQVSQLSEAINLIIDFRNKSGEIKSEMAVDVARSYLTLGKRGEAAKILKKVLEKDTLNEEAIALYKKIG, from the coding sequence TTGAAAACCCAGAAACTCGGAAAAAGAAAATTACGGATTTTTAAGGTAGCAGCAATATTACTGGTGTTTTTGCTGCTTTTTTTGATTGAGGTTGCCTTAAGGTTTGCCAACTATGGAACCGACTATCCGCTTTTTGTGGAGGCAAAGAGCAATCCCGATTTCTTGGTTATGAATCCCAACATTTCAAAAAAGTATTTTGGCAATGAAAAAGATGCGACTTCTGGTTATTATGAGTTGTTCAAAAAAGAAAAGGATAGTGGAACTACCCGAATTTTTGTTTTGGGGGCTTCGACCGCAGTAGGCTATCCTTACCAAAAAAATGTATCGTTTCACCGTTGGTTACAATACGCTCTCAACACAACATTTATGGAAGAGGAAGTTGAGGTCATCAACCTTTCTTTGACCGCTATAAACTCATACACGCTGTTGGATTTCACAAAGCAACTGGTGAATTATAGTCCAGATGCTGTTTTGATTTATGCAGGACATAACGAATACTATGGAGCTTTAGGTATTGGTTCGGCAAACTCGATTTCCAGACGACCTTGGATGGTAAATATGGCACTGAATTTGAAAAAGTATCGATTGGTGCAATTGGCTGAAACTGGTTTGAACAGTATCGGAAACCTTTTTGATAAAAAAGCAGAGCAAAGGGAGACATTAATGGCAAAGATGGTTGCGGATAGGCAGATCAAATTCGGTTCGGAACGATTTCAAGAGGGAGTCCATCAATTTAGTTCCAATTTTCAACGTATGGCGGATATACTGAAAGAGCAGGGAATTCCTGTTTTTATTTCTACCATTTTCAGCAACGAGAAAGATCTGGCTCCTTTTGTGAGTGACAGTTCCAACACTGAAGAATCTGCAAAACATCAATATGACCTTGGGGTAAAAGCATATAAAGACGCTAATTATTTAGAAGCCAAAAAACGATTCGTTAAAGCAAAAGAATATGACATGCTTCGTTTTAGGGCTCCAGATACGATAAATGCAATTATAAAAGAATTGGTGGACACTCATCAAAATCTTTATTTGGTAGAGACAGCGGAGCGATTTGAAAATGAATCAAAAAATGGTATAATCGGGAACGACTTGTTGCTGGAACACGTGCATCCAAACGTGGATGGTTATGCACTTTTAGGCCATACATTTTATACTTCTCTGGTTGATGAAGAATTGTTCAAAACAAAGCCTAGCCACATTTTTGAGTTAAATGGATTAAAATCGCAAATGCCCATAACAACAGTAGACTCTTTGGCTGGATATTTCGAAATAATCCAGCTCAAAGAAGGCTGGCCCTTTTTTGAGAAGCTCCCCGCCATAAACAGTGATGGGATGAGCGTTCCCGAAAAGCTGGGAGGAAAACTCGCAATTGGAACATTAAACTGGGATGGGGCCATGTCAGAATTAAATCAGTATTACCAAAGTTCGGGGAATAAAGAAGGGCAATTGAAAGTTTCGGAAAGTCTTGCTCTGGAATACCCCTTAAAGGAACAATTTCATACACAAGCTGCAATTCTGGCATTGCAACTAGGTCTGGTAGATAAGTCAAAGTACTATTTTGAGAAAGCATTTTCATTGAATGAGTCTATAGAAATGGCTCACAAAATTGTGGTAACTTTAATCGAAGGGAATACTTTTGAAGCAACATTGCCCTATTTGGAATATTTGGGAGAAAAAGAACCTAACAACAAACAAGTAAGTCAATTATCCGAAGCTATTAATTTGATTATAGATTTTAGAAATAAAAGTGGTGAAATAAAAAGTGAAATGGCTGTTGATGTGGCTAGGAGCTATTTGACTTTAGGGAAAAGAGGCGAAGCTGCAAAAATTTTAAAAAAGGTTCTTGAAAAAGATACATTGAACGAAGAAGCGATAGCACTCTACAAAAAGATAGGCTAG
- a CDS encoding endonuclease/exonuclease/phosphatase family protein: MMERIATLCILFISQFVCGQQLDVLTYNIKYDNPKDSVNGWDQRKDFLISQLNFYAPDVFGTQEGLIHQLEDIKNGLEDYSFVGVGRDEGNGEGEFCAIFYNQNKIELVEESTFWLSTTPQKPSKGWDAAIKRICTYGKFKSKENGKEFFVFNTHFDHVGTRAREESAKLILKQLKEFNTKQLPTILMGDFNLETTSVGIQLLLEELQDTHIAAGKNAHGPKGTFNGFDFAKPVTRRIDFIFTDTNSFEVLKSAILSDSKDCKYPSDHLPVYARLRLE; this comes from the coding sequence ATGATGGAAAGAATAGCTACTCTGTGTATACTCTTTATTTCACAATTCGTTTGTGGGCAGCAACTAGATGTGCTCACGTACAATATCAAGTATGATAATCCGAAGGATAGTGTAAACGGTTGGGACCAAAGAAAGGACTTTCTTATTTCACAACTTAATTTTTATGCACCAGATGTCTTTGGGACACAAGAAGGACTTATCCACCAGCTTGAGGATATCAAGAATGGACTCGAGGATTATTCTTTCGTGGGTGTTGGACGTGATGAGGGTAACGGTGAAGGGGAGTTTTGCGCAATATTCTATAACCAAAATAAGATAGAACTAGTAGAAGAAAGTACATTTTGGCTGTCGACCACACCCCAAAAACCTTCAAAGGGTTGGGATGCCGCTATAAAACGTATTTGTACCTACGGAAAATTTAAAAGTAAGGAAAACGGAAAGGAGTTTTTTGTATTCAACACGCATTTTGACCATGTTGGAACTCGGGCACGGGAAGAAAGTGCTAAATTAATTCTGAAGCAACTAAAAGAGTTTAATACAAAACAACTTCCAACTATCTTGATGGGGGATTTTAATTTGGAAACTACAAGTGTGGGTATACAGCTCCTTTTGGAAGAATTACAGGATACCCATATAGCGGCTGGAAAAAATGCCCACGGACCCAAAGGTACATTTAACGGATTTGATTTTGCCAAACCCGTTACGCGCAGAATAGATTTTATTTTCACGGATACCAATAGTTTTGAGGTATTAAAAAGTGCTATTTTGAGCGATTCCAAGGATTGCAAGTATCCTTCGGACCATTTACCGGTTTATGCCAGGTTACGGTTAGAGTAA
- a CDS encoding carbamoyltransferase, whose product MATAILGISAYFHDSAAAVLINGEIVAAAQEERFTRIKGDASFPVNAIAYVLEEAGIRKEDLLAVAFYEKPLLRFERLLETYHTFVPSGLPSFLKAMPVWLKDKLFVKRTIKKHFKELGFSNVKLYFTEHHLSHAASAFFPSPFSKATILTLDGVGEWATGSVGFGENNSIKILREQQFPHSLGLLYSAFTYYLGFKVNRGEYKVMGLASYGNPNSLETQQYITKIKSNLVDVRIDGSLLLNMPYFRFATHLTMTNDVRWANLFSIPRRNPKDDLHQSHANLAFAIQQVLEEIVLKMAKSAIALTACRNLVIAGGVGLNSVSNGKLLDDPNIENLWIQPAAGDAGGALGAALSVWHIVENREKKVQLPDGMHGAFLGPSFTISHISNIAQKIEKSTYELHDNENELIAKTVNALVEGKIVGWFQGRMEFGPRALGNRSILADPRNPKMQKRINEKIKFRESFRPFAPCVLEEDVHDYFDLEIPSPYMLLVRQVKSERCKNEVNESTTLMERLSQVRSDIPAVTHVDYSARVQTVSKATNPKFWRLLKAFKEKTGYGLLINTSFNIKDEPIVCNPHDALHCFKETEMDVLVMENVIISKT is encoded by the coding sequence ATGGCTACTGCTATCCTAGGTATTTCCGCATACTTTCATGACAGTGCCGCCGCGGTTCTTATCAATGGAGAAATCGTAGCTGCCGCTCAAGAAGAAAGATTTACCCGGATAAAGGGAGATGCCTCTTTTCCAGTAAATGCCATAGCCTATGTTTTGGAAGAGGCAGGTATCCGCAAAGAGGATTTGCTTGCGGTTGCCTTTTATGAAAAACCCTTGTTACGATTTGAGCGATTGTTGGAGACCTACCATACCTTTGTCCCAAGTGGACTGCCAAGCTTTTTAAAAGCTATGCCAGTTTGGTTAAAGGACAAGCTTTTCGTCAAGAGAACGATAAAAAAACATTTTAAGGAGTTGGGTTTTTCCAATGTGAAGCTATACTTTACAGAACATCATTTGTCGCATGCCGCAAGTGCTTTCTTTCCGAGTCCATTTTCAAAAGCTACAATACTTACCTTGGATGGAGTGGGCGAATGGGCCACTGGTTCTGTAGGTTTTGGAGAGAATAATAGTATAAAAATCTTGAGGGAACAACAATTTCCACACTCTTTGGGCTTGTTATACTCAGCGTTTACCTACTATCTGGGTTTTAAGGTGAATAGGGGAGAATACAAGGTCATGGGACTGGCTTCCTACGGTAATCCGAACAGTTTGGAAACACAACAATATATTACCAAGATAAAGTCAAATTTAGTAGATGTAAGAATAGACGGTTCCTTATTGCTTAACATGCCATACTTTAGGTTTGCCACGCATTTGACCATGACAAATGATGTTAGATGGGCGAATCTATTTTCCATTCCAAGAAGAAATCCTAAAGATGATTTGCATCAATCACATGCCAACCTTGCTTTTGCCATCCAACAGGTTCTGGAAGAAATTGTTCTGAAAATGGCTAAATCGGCAATAGCACTTACAGCTTGTCGAAATTTGGTTATTGCTGGTGGAGTAGGGTTGAACTCGGTATCAAACGGGAAATTACTGGATGACCCAAATATTGAGAACCTTTGGATACAACCAGCGGCGGGTGATGCTGGTGGAGCATTGGGAGCAGCACTTTCGGTTTGGCATATCGTTGAGAACAGGGAAAAAAAAGTGCAACTGCCAGACGGTATGCACGGTGCTTTTCTAGGGCCTTCTTTTACTATAAGTCATATCAGCAATATTGCTCAAAAAATTGAAAAATCTACTTATGAATTACATGACAATGAAAATGAACTGATTGCCAAAACGGTCAATGCCTTGGTTGAAGGAAAGATAGTAGGATGGTTTCAGGGCAGGATGGAATTTGGTCCCAGGGCATTGGGCAACCGTAGTATACTGGCAGACCCTAGAAATCCCAAAATGCAAAAACGTATCAATGAGAAAATAAAATTTAGGGAGAGCTTCAGACCTTTTGCTCCTTGTGTCTTAGAGGAAGATGTACATGATTATTTTGATTTGGAAATACCTTCGCCCTACATGCTGTTGGTACGACAGGTTAAATCCGAAAGGTGTAAAAATGAAGTAAACGAATCAACAACTTTAATGGAGAGACTTTCACAAGTACGTTCTGATATTCCTGCGGTTACGCATGTAGATTATTCCGCTAGAGTACAGACCGTATCAAAAGCTACCAATCCAAAATTTTGGAGACTTCTAAAGGCATTTAAAGAAAAAACGGGTTACGGGCTTTTAATCAATACAAGCTTCAATATAAAGGACGAACCCATCGTTTGCAACCCACATGATGCACTGCACTGTTTTAAAGAAACAGAAATGGACGTTTTGGTCATGGAAAATGTAATCATTTCCAAAACTTAA
- a CDS encoding DUF5989 family protein, with amino-acid sequence METIKEFWLFLRTRKKYWLIPLLVVLLFISVIVVLTASSALAPFIYSLF; translated from the coding sequence ATGGAAACGATTAAAGAATTTTGGTTATTTCTTAGGACACGAAAAAAGTATTGGTTGATTCCTTTACTGGTCGTACTTCTTTTTATCAGTGTCATAGTTGTCTTAACTGCAAGCTCCGCACTTGCACCATTCATTTACTCCTTATTTTAG